CGGTGCTTGACCGCCTGGAAGGAGCCGATCGGCATCCCGAACTGGGTGCGCTGGGTGACATATTCGACGGTGCGTGCCAGCAGGGTCCGGCCGACCCCGAGGGACTGGGCGGCCGTGGCGAGCGCGGCCACATCGGCGGCGTACCCGGCGGCGGCGGCGACCGCGGGGCCCTGGGCGAGGACCGTCCCGCCGGACGGCCGTGACAGTCGGCGCGCGGGGTCCGCCGAGGGCTGAACGGTCCCCGTCCCGGCGGCGAGGCGCAGGGTGTCGCCGTCCACCACGAACACCGCGTCGGCCATGTCGGCGTCCAGGGCGTACGGGCCGAGCGAGGTCGGACAGAGGGAGACGACCGACTTCCCGGAGGCGATCCGGGGCAGCCTGTCGGCGGCGATGCGGTCGTTGCCGAGCCGGTCCAGCAGGGCCGCCGCGGCAACCGTCTCGACCAGCGGTCCGGGGACGGCGTGCCGTCCCAAGGCCTCGAAGGCGAGGGTGAGTTCGAGGGGCAGTGGGCCGAAGCCCTCGTGCTTCTCCGGTACCGCGAGTGCGAACACCCCGGCCTCGGCCAGCCGGGCCCAGACGGCTAGCCCCGGGCCGTGGTCGCCGGCCGCCCAGGACCGTACGACGGCTGGGGTGTCGCAGGAGGTGAGCAGGGCGTCGAGGGAGCGGGCGAAGTCCCGCTGCTCGGCGTCCAGGAGGAAACGCATCAGCGGCGTCCCTTCGGCAGGCCGAGCAGCCGCTCGGCGATGATGTCGCGCTGGATCTCGTTGGTGCCCGCGTAGACGGGACCGGCCAGCGAGAAGGTGTAGCCCTCCGCCCAGCCGCCCGAAGGCGATTCGCCCGCGTGGTCGGCGAGTTCGCCGTACGGGCCGAGCAGGTCGAGCGCCGTCTCGTGCAGGGCGATGTCCAGCTCGGACCAGTAGATCTTGTTGAGGCTGGAGACGGC
This genomic interval from Streptomyces sp. NBC_00464 contains the following:
- a CDS encoding acyl-CoA dehydrogenase family protein; translated protein: MRFLLDAEQRDFARSLDALLTSCDTPAVVRSWAAGDHGPGLAVWARLAEAGVFALAVPEKHEGFGPLPLELTLAFEALGRHAVPGPLVETVAAAALLDRLGNDRIAADRLPRIASGKSVVSLCPTSLGPYALDADMADAVFVVDGDTLRLAAGTGTVQPSADPARRLSRPSGGTVLAQGPAVAAAAGYAADVAALATAAQSLGVGRTLLARTVEYVTQRTQFGMPIGSFQAVKHRLADTLLALEFAGPLVHGAALALAAGDEGAGADIAAAKVTAGEAAYAAARTALQLHGAVGYTDELDLSLWIRKARPLRDAWGTPAACRARVMGTDR